From a single Planctomycetota bacterium genomic region:
- a CDS encoding sulfatase-like hydrolase/transferase produces the protein MFGTLGKIVVVWLVVVVFVAPVATAADARPANVLLIMTDNHGAWTLGCYGNRDIQTPRIDRLASEGMRFTRAFASNAVCSPTRATYLTGLIPSQHGVHCFLGLEGTQMGPKAYCTIGEFGSLPKMLAARGYRCGLSGKWHLGANLTPQEGFTEWTTMPHGGTIEFYDAEVIEDGKVRREPGSLTDLWTQRAVSFLERNQAKPFFLFLSYNGPYGLGKLLLQPSRNRHVAYYADKELPSFPREAMHPWQFDNKPYLNNPVSIRRYAEELSGVDDGVGEVLDTLRRLGLEQNTLVIFCADQGWMGGQNGVWGMGDHTRPLGAMDGMMQVPLLFRQPGVIPAGATSDLMVSNYDVLPTVLGQLGMGDAMPDKPRSPGRDFSATLRGQKQSWDNEVYYEMENVRCIRTETWKFVTRHPEGPHELYSLADDPGERFNRYGQPADATVQRELAGRLEAFFTKYADPKYDLYRGGTSKAKLLTQRK, from the coding sequence ATGTTCGGAACGCTTGGCAAGATTGTTGTCGTTTGGTTGGTGGTAGTTGTGTTCGTGGCGCCGGTTGCAACTGCGGCCGACGCGCGGCCGGCGAATGTTCTGTTGATCATGACTGACAATCACGGGGCGTGGACATTGGGCTGTTACGGCAACCGTGACATTCAGACGCCGCGGATCGATCGATTGGCCAGCGAGGGAATGCGGTTTACCCGCGCGTTCGCCTCGAACGCTGTTTGCTCGCCCACGCGGGCCACGTACCTGACCGGGCTGATTCCGTCGCAACACGGCGTGCATTGCTTCCTGGGGCTCGAAGGGACTCAGATGGGGCCGAAAGCCTATTGCACGATCGGCGAGTTCGGATCGTTGCCCAAGATGCTCGCCGCGCGCGGCTACCGCTGCGGACTGTCGGGCAAGTGGCACCTGGGGGCGAATCTCACGCCACAGGAAGGCTTCACCGAATGGACCACCATGCCGCACGGTGGGACCATCGAGTTCTACGACGCCGAGGTGATCGAAGACGGCAAGGTGCGGCGCGAGCCAGGCTCGCTCACCGATCTGTGGACACAACGGGCGGTTTCGTTCTTGGAGCGCAACCAGGCGAAGCCGTTCTTTCTGTTCTTGTCGTACAACGGGCCGTATGGGCTGGGGAAGCTGTTGCTGCAACCGTCGCGGAACCGGCACGTGGCTTACTATGCCGACAAGGAGCTGCCGTCGTTCCCGCGCGAGGCGATGCACCCCTGGCAGTTTGACAACAAGCCCTACCTGAACAACCCGGTCTCGATTCGCCGCTATGCCGAGGAGCTAAGCGGCGTCGATGACGGTGTTGGCGAAGTGCTCGACACGCTGCGGCGGCTGGGCCTGGAGCAAAACACGCTGGTGATCTTTTGCGCCGACCAGGGGTGGATGGGGGGCCAGAACGGCGTGTGGGGCATGGGGGATCACACTCGGCCGCTGGGGGCGATGGACGGAATGATGCAGGTACCGCTCCTGTTTCGCCAGCCGGGCGTGATACCCGCCGGCGCGACGAGCGACCTGATGGTTAGCAACTATGACGTGTTGCCGACGGTGCTGGGGCAGTTGGGCATGGGCGACGCGATGCCGGACAAGCCGCGCTCGCCCGGGCGCGATTTCTCGGCCACGCTGCGCGGCCAGAAGCAATCGTGGGACAACGAAGTCTATTACGAGATGGAAAACGTCCGCTGTATTCGAACCGAGACGTGGAAGTTCGTCACGCGGCACCCCGAGGGTCCGCACGAGCTGTACTCGCTGGCCGACGATCCCGGCGAGCGGTTCAACCGCTATGGCCAGCCCGCCGATGCGACGGTGCAGCGCGAGCTGGCCGGCCGGCTGGAAGCCTTCTTCACGAAGTACGCCGACCCGAAGTACGACCTGTACCGGGGGGGCACGTCCAAGGCGAAGTTGCTGACACAGCGGAAGTAA
- the rpmI gene encoding 50S ribosomal protein L35, which yields MPKQKTHKGTKKRFRLTASGKVKHRGAGTSHLNSRLSKKRRRNLRGTRVCDAVEDKRITRLLNGNSL from the coding sequence ATGCCCAAGCAAAAGACCCACAAGGGAACCAAGAAGCGGTTCCGGCTGACGGCCAGCGGCAAGGTGAAGCACCGCGGCGCCGGCACCAGCCACTTGAACTCGCGGCTGTCGAAGAAGCGCCGCCGCAACCTGCGCGGCACGCGCGTCTGCGACGCGGTGGAAGACAAGCGAATCACCCGACTGCTGAACGGCAACAGCCTGTAA
- a CDS encoding aldehyde dehydrogenase family protein — MATATPPARPKTPQLKDQQLFIDGKFAASKSGKSFTAINPATGDALCQVAEADASDVDRAVAAARRALESSPWKTLDAAARGELMFKLADLVVENAEELASLESLNSGKTITDSRGDVQGVVNTLRYYAGWADKIEGRTVPVRGNFLSYTLRQPVGVVGQIIPWNFPLLMLAWKWGPALACGNTVVMKLAEQTPLTGLRMAELATQAGFPNGVVNVINGMGETTGHAMVVHPGIDKIAFTGHVDTAKIIQKQAADTLKRTTFELGGKSPNVIFADCDLDQAVAGAHHAIYFHGGQCCTAGSRLFVEEKIRDEFVSRLAEKAKQRKVGDPLDPTTEQGPQVSQEQMDKILGYVNVGQKEGAKLVTGGQRVGGKGFFVSPTIFDNVKDEMTIAKEEIFGPVVSVLPFKNIDEVITRANNTFYGLAAAIWTKDLDKAHTYAREVKAGTVWVNCYHVVDTTTPFGGFKMSGQGRENGEAALEHYTETKTVTIKLG; from the coding sequence ATGGCCACCGCCACCCCCCCTGCTCGTCCCAAGACGCCGCAATTGAAAGATCAGCAACTGTTCATCGACGGCAAGTTCGCGGCCAGCAAGTCTGGCAAGTCGTTCACGGCCATCAACCCGGCCACCGGCGACGCCTTGTGCCAGGTGGCCGAAGCCGACGCCAGCGACGTCGACCGCGCCGTCGCGGCCGCGCGGCGTGCCTTGGAATCGAGCCCCTGGAAGACGCTCGACGCGGCAGCACGCGGCGAGTTGATGTTCAAGCTGGCCGACTTGGTCGTCGAGAATGCGGAAGAATTGGCGTCGCTCGAATCACTGAACAGCGGCAAGACGATCACCGACTCGCGCGGCGACGTGCAAGGCGTCGTGAATACGCTGCGCTATTACGCCGGCTGGGCCGACAAGATCGAAGGCCGCACGGTCCCCGTCCGCGGCAACTTCTTGAGCTACACGCTCCGTCAACCGGTCGGCGTCGTGGGGCAGATCATTCCCTGGAACTTCCCGTTGTTGATGCTGGCCTGGAAGTGGGGGCCGGCCCTGGCCTGCGGAAACACCGTGGTCATGAAGCTGGCCGAGCAGACGCCGTTGACCGGGTTGCGGATGGCCGAGCTAGCCACGCAGGCCGGCTTTCCCAACGGCGTGGTGAACGTCATCAACGGCATGGGCGAGACGACTGGCCATGCGATGGTCGTCCATCCGGGCATCGACAAGATCGCCTTCACCGGCCACGTCGATACGGCCAAGATCATTCAAAAGCAGGCGGCCGACACGCTGAAGCGGACGACGTTTGAGCTGGGGGGCAAGAGCCCGAACGTGATCTTCGCCGATTGCGACTTGGACCAGGCCGTGGCCGGCGCCCACCACGCCATTTACTTCCACGGCGGGCAGTGCTGCACGGCGGGGAGCCGGCTGTTCGTCGAAGAGAAGATTCGCGACGAGTTCGTCAGCCGCCTGGCCGAAAAGGCCAAGCAGCGCAAGGTGGGCGATCCGCTTGACCCCACGACCGAGCAAGGCCCGCAGGTCTCGCAAGAGCAGATGGACAAGATTCTCGGCTACGTCAACGTCGGCCAGAAGGAAGGGGCCAAGCTCGTCACTGGCGGCCAGCGCGTCGGCGGCAAGGGCTTCTTTGTCTCGCCGACCATCTTTGACAACGTCAAGGACGAGATGACGATCGCCAAGGAAGAAATCTTTGGCCCCGTCGTCAGCGTGCTGCCGTTCAAGAACATCGACGAGGTGATCACCCGGGCGAACAACACGTTCTACGGGCTGGCGGCGGCCATTTGGACCAAGGATCTGGACAAGGCGCACACTTATGCCCGCGAGGTAAAGGCCGGCACGGTGTGGGTCAACTGCTACCACGTGGTCGACACCACGACGCCGTTCGGCGGGTTCAAGATGTCAGGCCAAGGCCGCGAAAACGGCGAAGCCGCGCTGGAGCACTACACCGAAACGAAGACCGTGACGATCAAGCTGGGGTAG
- the rplT gene encoding 50S ribosomal protein L20, whose translation MRTMKGAARAKAKRRLFKKTKGFVGGNRKLLRTAKESLVRAGVYSFRDRRVKRRKLRELWIIRINAAVREAGLRYSQFIAGLNKANIELDRKTLSEMAIADPAGFATVVEKVKAALGVKA comes from the coding sequence ATGCGTACGATGAAGGGGGCCGCACGCGCCAAAGCGAAGCGGCGGTTGTTCAAGAAGACCAAGGGATTCGTCGGCGGCAATCGCAAGTTGCTCCGCACCGCCAAGGAATCGCTGGTCCGGGCCGGCGTCTATTCGTTCCGCGATCGCCGCGTCAAGCGCCGCAAGTTGCGCGAGCTGTGGATCATTCGTATCAATGCCGCGGTCCGCGAGGCCGGCTTGCGCTATAGCCAGTTCATTGCCGGCCTGAACAAGGCCAACATCGAGCTGGACCGTAAGACGCTGTCCGAGATGGCCATCGCCGATCCGGCGGGCTTTGCCACGGTCGTCGAGAAGGTCAAGGCCGCGCTCGGCGTGAAGGCCTAA